From one Colletotrichum destructivum chromosome 3, complete sequence genomic stretch:
- a CDS encoding Putative cytochrome P450, hem peroxidase superfamily, hem peroxidase, animal-type has translation MKETNCPSIEPQSSTFPSSLSLFLSLSLSSYHIPLPSYSYKSTGTLARMSQAQEQFPKHQPALTEKLAAVRDVLHKSISPIPPHPEPSPSATAQEADPTTLLQDVKKLGFEDVDTLVDFLGSAVRGQIDDNDMLLERLIELFSKLPSGTVKGKKLEYGLINQLWNGVDHPPMTTLAEEHKYRAADGSNNNIYNPKMGAAGTAYARSAPPSAYQTPNQPEPSLVFDMLFARGGDFKPHPNKISSVLFYLATIITHDIFQTDGLSGVNQTSSYLDLAPLYGRNQKEQDAVRTKLDGRLKPDSFSSKRVLGFPPGVGVMLIMFNRFHNYVVTQLASINENNRFDRPKGPVPDPSDDAPEVPEKPESDVDQESAEYKAYLTKKAASDSWNAWVKYDNDLFQTARLITCGLYVSIVLRDYVRTILNMNRTASSWALDPRTNEGKSILRGETPEGTGNQVSVEFNLIYRWHCTISPKDDKWTQEVFAKVLKHPSDPDKKVEDFTLKEFGHAIRDWEQRIEEDPVKRGFADLKRGKDGSFREEDLAKIFKESVEDVAGSYGANRIPEIMKPIELLGIMNARKWNVSTLNELREHFGLTRHPTFEDINPDPEVVKKLRYLYGTPDQVELYPGLVAEKAKPPMAPGSGLCGNFTMTRAILSDAVALVRGDRFYTIDYTPKNLTNWGFNQASYDHNVDQSHVLYKLVYRAFPNSFKQNSIYAHFPMTVPSENKKILESIDRAYLYSWDEPKTKTSTIPIFSHKAVSEILYNQTDFKVTWGEAIRHLVAQPGKEYGKNFCLAGDGKANMLNRTQIRKALISGPWEQEVWRWYTHMTPKLLEQNSFPIRKGVQEVDIVRDVINLTNTRFNAALFCLPIKNEDSPWGVYTDQELYMVVATLFQSVFLDADVANSFKLRTIARELGQGLGKLMTVVVQAVAKAGFITDIVAKIREGEASLPTFGNHLIERLIADGKDIDEVIWGTIMPVVTANVTNQSQVMALCIDYYLGEGKQYLGELYDLAHQNTAEADEKLMKYMLEGCRLRGTVAVYREAATNQVITDYAPCLLDPNDPSSRTPVVNDDIEGTKYEVKIPKGQRVLCNLMTAGRDPTIFEAPGEVRLDRPLESYVHFGLGPHWCAGKEISRVAQTSLFKQIVGLKNLRRAEGGRGKLKNMPAGVWNGQVGLPVGGAQNGAAGKRSEPWLGLRAFMTADQSSFWPVPTTMKVEWDA, from the exons ATGAAGGAGACAAATTGCCCATCTATTGAGCCCCAGTCCTCGAcctttccctcttccctctctctctttctctctctgtctctctcttcttaCCATattccccttccctcttaCAGCTACAAGTCAACTGGAACGCTCGCCAGAATGTCTCAAGCTCAGGAGCAGTTCCCCAAGCACCAGCCGGCCCTGACCGAGAAGTTGGCGGCAGTCCGTGACGTCCTTCACAAGTCCATCTCCCCAATCCCTCCTCACCCCGAACCATCTCCCAGCGCCACCGCTCAGGAGGCAGATCCGACCACACTTCTCCAAGATGTCAAGAAGCTCGGCTTCGAGGACGTTGACACGCTAGTCGACTTCCTCGGCTCCGCCGTCAGAGGTCAAATCGACGACAATGACATGCTCTTGGAGCGCCTCATTGAACTCTTCTCCAAGCTGCCATCCGGCACGGtgaagggcaagaagctgGAATACGGCCTAATCAACCAGCTGTGGAATGGCGTCGATCACCCGCCGATGACaacgctggccgaggagcacaaataccgcgccgccgacggctccaacaacaacattTACAACCCAAAGATGGGCGCCGCAGGCACGGCATACGCACGATCAGCACCGCCCAGCGCGTACCAGACCCCCAACCAGCCGGAGCCcagcctcgtcttcgacatGCTCTTCGCCCGAGGGGGTGACTTCAAGCCTCACCCCAACAAGATCTCGAGTGTTTTGTTCTACTTGGCCACCATCATTACCCATGACATCTTCCAGACT GACGGTCTCAGCGGTGTCAACCAGACGTCCTCTTACTTGGACCTTGCGCCCCTCTATGGTCGCAACCAGAAAGAGCAAGATGCTGTGAGAACAAAGCTGGATGGCAGACTGAAGCCCgactccttctcctccaagaGAGTGCTTGGCTTTCCTCCCGGAGTTGGCGTCATGTTGATCATGTTCAACCGCTTCCACAACTACGTCGTGACACAGCTCGCCAG CATCAATGAGAACAACCGCTTCGACAGACCGAAGGGCCCCGTCCCAGACCCGTCCGATGACGCGCCAGAAGTGCCTGAAAAGCCCGAGAGCGACGTTGACCAGGAATCAGCAGAGTACAAGGCGTATCTgaccaagaaggccgcctcTGACTCTTGGAACGCCTGGGTCAAGTACGACAACGATCTCTTCCAGACGGCCCGTCTCATCACCTGTGGCCTCTACGTCAGCATCGTCCTCCGTGATTATGTACGCACCATTTTGAACATGAACCGCACGGCCTCCAGCTGGGCCTTGGACCCCCGTACCAACGAGGGCAAGAGTATCCTCAGGGGCGAGACGCCCGAAGGCACCGGCAACCAAGTGTCGGTGGAGTTCAACCTCATCTACAGGTGGCACTGCACCATCTCGCCCAAGGACGACAAATGGACCCAGGAGGTGTTTGCCAAGGTGTTGAAGCACCCAAGCGACCCTGACAAGAAGGTCGAGGACTTTACTCTAAAGGAGTTTGGTCACGCCATCAGAGACTGGGAGCAGCGCATTGAAGAAGACCCGGTCAAGCGTGGCTTCGCCGATCTCAAGCGTGGCAAGGACGGTTCTTTCCGCGAGGAAGACCTGGCCAAGATTTTCAAGGAGTCTGTTGAGGATGTGGCCGGCTCCTACGGCGCCAACCGCATCCCCGAGATCATGAAGCCCATCGAGCTGCTGGGCATCATGAACGCGCGGAAGTGGAACGTAAGCACGCTCAATGAACTGCGAGAACACTTCGGCCTCACGAGGCATCCGACATTCGAAGACATCAACCCCGACCCTgaggtcgtcaagaagcTCCGATACCTGTACGGCACCCCCGACCAGGTCGAGCTGTACCCGGGGCTGGTCGCTGAGAAGGCCAAGCCGCCGATGGCTCCGGGCAGCGGACTGTGTGGAAACTTCACCATGACGCGAGCAATTCTGAGTGATGCCGTTGCCTTGGTCCGTGGCGACCGTTTCTACACGATCGACTACACACCTAAGAATCTGACCAACTGGGG ATTCAACCAGGCCAGCTACGATCACAATGTTGACCAGAGTCACGTGCTGTACAAGCTGGTGTACCGCGCGTTTCCCAACTCATTCAAGCAGAACAGCATCTACGCGCATTTCccgatgacggtgccgtcggaGAACAAGAAGATCCTCGAGAGCATCGACAGGGCGTACCTGTACTCGTGGGACGAGCCTAAGACGAAGACAAGCACGATTCCCATCTTCTCGCACAAGGCCGTCAGCGAGATCCTCTACAACCAGACGGACTTCAAGGTCACCTGGGGCGAGGCGATCCGGCACCTGGTGGCGCAGCCCGGCAAGGAGTACGGAAAGAACTTCTGCCTGGCCGGGGACGGCAAGGCCAACATGCTGAACCGCACGCAGATCCGCAAGGCGCTGATCTCGGGCCCGTGGGAGCAGGAGGTGTGGAGGTGGTACACGCACATGACGCCCAAGCTGTTGGAGCAGAACAGCTTCCCGATCCGCAAGGGCGTCCAGGAGGTGGACATTGTACGCGACGTCATCAACCTGACCAACACGCGCTTCAACGCGGCGCTCTTCTGCTTGCCCATCAAGAACGAGGACTCGCCGTGGGGCGTGTACACGGACCAGGAGCTGTACATGGTGGTGGCCACGCTCTTCCAGtccgtcttcctcgacgccgacgtggCCAACAGCTTCAAGCTGCGCACGATTGCGcgcgagctcggccaggGGCTCGGCAAGCTCATGACGGTCGTTGTGcaggccgtcgccaaggccggctTCATCACGGACATTGTGGCCAAGATCCGCGAGGGGGAGGCGTCGCTGCCGACGTTCGGCAACCACCTCATCGAGCGGctcatcgccgacggcaaggacATTGACGAGGTCATCTGGGGCACCATCATGCCCGTCGTCACGGCCAACGTCACGAATCAGTCGCAGGTCATGGCGCTGTGCATCGACTACTacctcggcgagggcaagCAGTACCTGGGCGAGCTGTACGACCTGGCCCACCAGAacacggccgaggcggacgagaaGTTGATGAAGTA CATGCTCGAGGGATGCAGACTCcgcggcaccgtcgccgtctaCCGCGAAGCCGCCACCAACCAGGTGATCACCGACTACGCCCCCTGTCTACTGGACCCCAACGACCCCTCTTCGCGGACGCccgtcgtcaacgacgacatcgagggCACCAAATACGAGGTCAAGATCCCCAAGGGCCAGCGCGTCCTTTGCAACCTCATGACGGCCGGGCGTGACCCGACCATCTTCGAGGCGCCGGGCGAGGTGCGCCTCGACCGGCCGCTCGAGTCGTACGTCcacttcggcctcggcccgcACTGGTGCGCCGGCAAGGAGATCAGCCGCGTGGCGCAGACGAGCCTGTTCAAGCAGATCGTCGGCCTCAAGAACCTCAggcgcgccgagggcggccgcgGCAAGCTCAAGAACATGCCGGCGGGCGTGTGGAACGGCCAGGTCGGCCtgcccgtcggcggcgcaCAGAACGGCGCCGCTGGCAAGAGGAGCGAGCCGTGGCTGGGTCTCCGGGCGTTCATGACGGCGGACCAGAGCTCGTTCTGGCCGGTGccaacgacgatgaaggtCGAGTGGGACGCCTaa